ACTTCAAAGTTAATCTTATCCTGCCTTTTGTTAAATTCCTCTGCACCTTCTTTGAATATTTCTGCTGCCCCAGACTGCCACGCAACCATTTTCACAGTTACCTTATTCCCACCAGCCTCCGCAGTGGATTCTTCTTTACCGGATGAACTTCCGCAACCAATAAGACTAAGTGCCATTACACCAGCCAGAAATGTACTGATTATCTTTTTCTTCATAATACGTTCCTTCCTTTTCGTTTCGTAAGCGCTTACCTTTGATAACCTTATGATAGCATATATCTCTTATATTAGTCAGATAGCATATTTTTACTTATGATACACAATATTTTACCTTAATAAAACGCAGTTTAAAAAACCACAATACCCGCCCGGACAATTGCATGATCTGCGTCCCACAATTTAACTTACTTTCCGCCTCAACGTAAAATCCTGTATAACCATATTCATTGTACAATTTTTTACATTTTATTTAACTTACTATAATAATTCCACTGACTTTTTTTAACATCTTTATGTTACAATACACGACATAAGAGAAAAATATATTTTGACCTGTAATTAAATTACAGATTTTAGGAGGATGCGTTATGAGCAAAAGAAATTATCTAATTACCGTTACATCACTATTTTTATTTTCCAGCCTATGCACCGGATGCGGAAAATCAACCGATTCCGTAGCCTCCGGCAGTCATGTTGCATCGTCTGTAAGTTCCAGTTTTGCTTCGTCTGGTAAATCAACTGGCTCATCTTCAGCCAGCAGTTCTCCATCTATATCTGCATCCTCAGAGGTCGTAGACTCTCCAAGTCCCGCCGCACCTACAGATACTGTTGAGAATATGCATGCGTCCGGTTATGTATTTAGCGCAGACGACAATATTATGTATCTGGATACGGAAAATCCCGGACCCAGAAATTACCCACACGAAGGGGAAGACAGACAAATCGCATTCGACATTCGTAGTGCGGTCATCGATATCACATATGACCCCATTCTAAATAGTGACCGTCTTCGAACTTCTCTCAGCGTAGAAGTAGATTATTATATCAAAGACGGAAAAAATATTGCAACCTATGTATCCGGTGATGGCGCAGAGGTAAATCCAATAGCTTCGGAAGCTGAAAGGTAATCAATTATAGGAAGAAATTATGAAAAATCCACAATGCTCCCGGACAATTGCCCTGCGGAGATTGTGGATTTTATCATTATCTGAGTCGCTTCACTATTTATTCTGCTGATAACGCTGCCATGGTAATATAGTTGTATGGCTGATTAAAGTGAGGAAGGAAGAAAATATCCAATAATTTCAACTTTTCAATTGTAACCTGTTCCTGAATCGCCAATGAAAACATATGAATTGCCATCGAAACATCATAATCGGAGCACAGCTGTGCGCCCAAAACTATTCTCGTCTTCTTATCATACACAATTCTAATCTTAACTTTGTAATTTCCACTTTCAATAAAAAGTGCTTTCTGGTAATCTTCAAAGTCAGTTGCTGCTGCATCATATCCATTCCTGCGGGCTTTCGTAAGAGTCATACCCGTTGAAATCATGTGCAGTCCCCAGATACTGATTGCATTAGAACCCTGCACGCCAACCGTCTCAAGATTCGTGCCACATGCATTATGAGCAGCTATAATACCTGAACGCACTGCATTGGTGGCCAATGCAATATAATTCACATCCTGAATAGCATTATCATATACGGTTGCACAATCTCCAACTGCATATACATCCTTTACACTGGTTTCCTGAGAACGATTCACCAGGTATGCACCATTGCGGAACAATTCCAGGCGTTCTTTTCCGATTGCATTATTAGGGCGGAAACCGATTGCAAGAACAACCATATCTGTATCATACTCGCCTTTGTCGGTTATAACCTTTTTCACCTTCGTGTCACCGGTCAATTCCTTTACAGTTTCACCAAATGCCAGCTGCACACCATTCTCTTCTAATCTGGTCTTCATTTTGTCGGTGAATTCCGGGTCAAAATATCCACTCAGGCAGGTATCGGCACAATCAATCACTGTTACTTCCCGTCCGTTGCGTTTAAATGCCTCCGCCAGTTCTACACCAATATACCCTGCACCAACTACGGTCACATGTTTGATCGAATTATCTTTCAGCTTATCAATTACTTCCTGTGCATGCTGAAACAATTTTACAATCTGCACATTTTCCAACTGGATTCCCTCAATCTGCGGAATAATGGGAAGGGATCCAGTAGCCAGAATGAGTTTATCATATGGCTGTTCATACTTCTCCCCTGTTTTTGCTGTGGCATACACAATTTTATGATCAAAATCCACATATTTGATTTCTGTTTCCATGTGAATTTTTGCACCCTTTTTCTCCAGAGTTTCTTTGTTCGAATAAAAAAGTCCATCTGAGGAAGAAATTTGATTGCCAATCCAAAGTGCCATTCCACAACCAAGGAAGCTAATGTTCGAGTTCTGATCGAATGCAGTTACTTCCCGGTCGGGATACTGATCTAAAATCGTATTCAGTGCTGCTGTTCCTGCATGATTTGCCCCAATGACCACAATTTTTTCCATTTAAAATACCTCCTAAGATTCTGTACCTTTTTAGTATTGATTAATTTATATCTTACTACATATTTTTCCAAAATACAATGCTTATTCTATAAAAAAGAAAAGAAAGATACAATCAGCCATATAGTCCTCCTTCTAAAAATACTATTTTACACAGCAAGATATTTTGTATGGGAAAAAGTCACATCGCGTTTTCTGTCATGTTCACTCCCCATAACACATATGCGTTAAAAAGCAGCCTTTCAGGGTTCAACACCCTTTAGTGAATAGGAATAGAATACACAGTCAGACCATGCTTCACACAATATAAGTACAGCTTACCACCCGGCATATGTGGTATGCGTACTGCTGCGCTTTGCTCCGGATACATACGGGTTAAAAAAACCATATCGCTTTTTACATATGCCGCAAACAATATATAGTGGTCCCTTGTCATCTCATGTTCAATCGTAATAAAGTAATCCACATCTATCACTTCTACGGTAATACTGGGAGTATTTTCATCTTGCTGCAAGACAAGCTGTTCCAGCTTTCTGCCACAGCAAAAGATGGAAGAACTTCCTGTGCTGACGAGTACATTTTTACACGATGGGCAAACGTAGAATCGGATTTTATTAATGTTCCCCGTGTCGGGTCGGTTAAGCGTAATTTCCCCTTCCATCATTTGTGCCATATCTGCCTCTAAAATCACCGACAAGTCTGCCCACAGGGAAACATCCGGACAGCCCAGACCACACTCCCATTTGGATACCGTCTTATTACTGATATTAAGGGCCTGCGCAATATCCTGCTGCGTCAAGCCCTTTTCTCTGCGCAATCGCGCGATCAAGCGCCCAATCTTCACACAATCCATATTGTGCCTCCTTAACCTTTAATCTTCTCATTTCAACCCTCATTGTAAAAGGTATACTGCAGGCTCTTTAACCCATACCCGTGAAATCCCTTTTCTTCTATTATATATATTTTACGGAGATATTCAATGGAGAAGTTCACGGAAGTGACGCCAGAGGCTACATATATCTCGCAATAATCTGAATCAGCCGGGCGGGAAGCTGTTTGAGATCCGTAATATCCAGTGTGTTTTCTTTTCCGTAAATATCACTGATTATTTCTTTATCCCGCCCTATAGCGGCGGCAAGAAACAGAACCCCTTTACGGCGATATGCCTGCAAGGTTTTTTTCATATCTTCAACGGCCGATTCACCCGAATAGTCCGGCATGGCTTTGGGTTGTCCGTCACTAATGCTGATGAACAGCTTTGTTTTCTGCGGAGCTGTTACGAGACGGTCTGCAATAATGCGGATTGCCATACCATCCCGGTTGTTGCTCCTGCCTTGAATGCTGAGTAAAGAATATTTTTCATCAGGATCTTTGCTGCCGGAATCCACATAGGAGTAAAGTGACATTTGCTCCATGCGTGAACGGTCGGCGGTATCACCATAAATTATTACAGGAATATTGCAGCCATTACAAAATTCATACAGGGCAATCGCAGCCTGCTTTGCCGCATCTATCCGGCCAAAGGCCGCCATAGATGCAGATTCGTCTATGCGGAGTGCTACGGCAAGGGAAGGGTCTTCCTCCGGGGGGCGCTTTTTTGCAAAGTATCGAAAATCCTGCGCCGCAACACGATTTGCACGAAAGTTTGTACCATATAACTGTGCTGATGCAAATTCACTGGCAGTTTCATGCTCTAAAAGGGGCATTGTTTTCTGAATTAACTCCCGGATCACAGGCAGCAGTTCAGATGCTTGTTTCCGGTATTCAACCCTGTCTTCCGCCGTGACATCAGGACGGTGGACGATCAGTTTTACCTGCTGATGAATCGTTCCTTTTACACTTTCACGGGCTTCCTGATTGAGCCTCTTCCGGAATTCCTGTTTTTGCTGTTCCGTAAGATGCTCCGGCTTCATTTCATGGTAAAGGGGAACACCGTCCTCGCCGTTGTCACTACTTTGTGTTTTCTCTGTTGCGCTGTCAGAAGTCTGATTGGAATGTCCCTCACTATCCTGGGATTTACGCAGACGTACGGCATGCGCCTCTACCTGCGTTTCATCTTTACTTCCGAAAGATTGTCCATCTGCAGATATCTGTAATTCCATCACATCCGGGCTCCCGGCTTCCTGTCTAAGTATATGTGCCTGTTCTAACTCCTCCAGCTGTTCCAAAAATCCCTTTGCAGACAGAACCTGTTCTAAAATGGAGATTTCCTCCGAATCCGTCGTGATTTTATAAATCACCTTATGGTACATGGCTGCACGAAGCGACCTCCCACTTGCAACTGCATCAAGCCAAAACAGATAGGAACGCATACCCGCCACACCTTTTATGGCATTTGCTTTGGCTGTTTCGTCCAGTGTTCGAATGATATCCGCCAAAAGAGCCAATATTGTTTTATTCGAATATCCTGTTTTAGCGCTGGCTCTTACCATCATAACCTCTTTTGGCGGTAAATCCATTTTTTCAGTATGTTGCATTCTATCCCGCAGAGCCTCATTTAACGACCGGCACCCATTGTATCCCCTGTTGGTTGTAATCACAGCAATAAAATCCGGATGTCGATGAACGATGCGGGTAGGAAGGTTGATACTGCCGTCCGGCTCTAACGCAGAGTTCAGCGCCATCAGCACTGCAGCGTCCCGTATTACCGTAGGTTCCTGTATTTCCAACAGCCACCCGTTTTCATAAGCACGGACAATTTCAGAGGGATAGAACTGATAACTTATCTCTGCTGCACTATGACCATTCTCCGGCAAAACCGGCAAAATAGAGCCAAGAATATCGGATTTATCCATGTCTGCAAAACAGGTGACTTTTGTATAGGGCAGCCCAAAATCAGCCGAAAGTGCCTTTGCAAGCTGCGTCTTTCCCGAGCCTGCATCACCTTCCAACAAAATATTTGTGATTTTCATCTCCTTACTATGCCAATTTCGTTTGATTTCGGCACAAATTCGATGTTCTGCCTCACTTTCGATGTGTGACAGCGGTTTCTTCCAAACAAGTTTCTTTTCAACTTCCGTCAGTTGCCTGTGCGGAGACAGAAGCATTTGCTTCTCCATTTTTAACAATACTCCATTTCTTCTAAAATTCGTGTGAGTACACGCAGGCGCTCCCCGTTTATTTCTCCCAAATCATTAAGTGCCTGTGAGAATGCACGAATGTCTTCATTGATATTTGGATTTTCAGTGCAGACACCCACGGACATTACATCCCCCTGTATGCCGACACGCTCCACAGCAGGATGTTCAGGATCATACAATAGCGGAAGCCGGTAAGCTTCCCGAAAGTATAAAAGCACGCGGCTTAGAAAAATCATTAAGTCAAATACCTGATGGATCGGCAGTTCCGTGTCCATTTCCAATTGACCACTGGTATTTTCCTTCCAGATTTGAGCGGCAATCTGCATCTTTTTATTTTTTTCTAACACTGGGGCTCCCAAAGTTAATTTCTTTATATCTGACTGATACGCATTCCTGCCATCTATACGGTCGTAGCCGTCTGCGGTCATTACAATTTTTTCATTCATCGCCAAATTCTCCTTGCGTTATTACTTGTTTCTAAACACTGTATCAGCAGCTTCTCTAATTCCTCGCTATGGTCGGCTTTAGGATCCTCGTATTTCAAAACCTGCATCACAGACAATTCAAAAGCATCTTCACCATACTGATTCCAAAGCTCCTGCAGTCTTTTATTCGGATGCCCATTTGCATTCAATTTAAATCGGTTGCTGTTAAAACCGGCCTTTGTATCATTGGAACCCCCTAAAAAGGTTTCTTCCGTTGTAAGACTGCGAAAACAAATAATACCCATTTCAGGTCTTCTGTTTTGATACTCCTCAATAAGCTCTTTTTTTCTTTTTCTATCCATATCAATTCACCTCAAGGTTATTCTAACTCCTGGGCGCTTTATAAACAATCCACGCTCCGTAGACATCGCCCTTCATTTATAGTAAAACGTATAGACGGGAGCTTCTTTGATGAATAGAAGCTCCCGTCTTTCATAGGGAAGTACGCATTAAATCTGTATATATTGTATCCCAAATATACTTTGCAGCAAAATCAGAACCAGCTTCCGATGCATGTGCACCGTCTTCATAATATAGCTCCAGGTTCGGCCAGCTTTTCATATATGACCACCAGTTTTCGCCCACAGGCGCAAGCAATGCCCCAAATTCTTCCGCAATCTGCTTATGCGCATCAATCATTCTCTGTTGATTATATTCCTCATCTTTTTTCGCCCATGTCATATAAACAACTGTTTTGCTTCCGGCCTCCCGAATCCACGCATTTAATTTTCGAACCGCATCAAAAAATACATCTTCCGGACCAAACGGATGCGAATGCTCCTGCAGAACCACATAATCATAATGCCCATAGACGATATTAAAGCGGA
The window above is part of the Novisyntrophococcus fermenticellae genome. Proteins encoded here:
- the nox gene encoding H2O-forming NADH oxidase — translated: MEKIVVIGANHAGTAALNTILDQYPDREVTAFDQNSNISFLGCGMALWIGNQISSSDGLFYSNKETLEKKGAKIHMETEIKYVDFDHKIVYATAKTGEKYEQPYDKLILATGSLPIIPQIEGIQLENVQIVKLFQHAQEVIDKLKDNSIKHVTVVGAGYIGVELAEAFKRNGREVTVIDCADTCLSGYFDPEFTDKMKTRLEENGVQLAFGETVKELTGDTKVKKVITDKGEYDTDMVVLAIGFRPNNAIGKERLELFRNGAYLVNRSQETSVKDVYAVGDCATVYDNAIQDVNYIALATNAVRSGIIAAHNACGTNLETVGVQGSNAISIWGLHMISTGMTLTKARRNGYDAAATDFEDYQKALFIESGNYKVKIRIVYDKKTRIVLGAQLCSDYDVSMAIHMFSLAIQEQVTIEKLKLLDIFFLPHFNQPYNYITMAALSAE
- a CDS encoding helix-turn-helix domain-containing protein — translated: MDCVKIGRLIARLRREKGLTQQDIAQALNISNKTVSKWECGLGCPDVSLWADLSVILEADMAQMMEGEITLNRPDTGNINKIRFYVCPSCKNVLVSTGSSSIFCCGRKLEQLVLQQDENTPSITVEVIDVDYFITIEHEMTRDHYILFAAYVKSDMVFLTRMYPEQSAAVRIPHMPGGKLYLYCVKHGLTVYSIPIH
- a CDS encoding AAA family ATPase, whose protein sequence is MEKQMLLSPHRQLTEVEKKLVWKKPLSHIESEAEHRICAEIKRNWHSKEMKITNILLEGDAGSGKTQLAKALSADFGLPYTKVTCFADMDKSDILGSILPVLPENGHSAAEISYQFYPSEIVRAYENGWLLEIQEPTVIRDAAVLMALNSALEPDGSINLPTRIVHRHPDFIAVITTNRGYNGCRSLNEALRDRMQHTEKMDLPPKEVMMVRASAKTGYSNKTILALLADIIRTLDETAKANAIKGVAGMRSYLFWLDAVASGRSLRAAMYHKVIYKITTDSEEISILEQVLSAKGFLEQLEELEQAHILRQEAGSPDVMELQISADGQSFGSKDETQVEAHAVRLRKSQDSEGHSNQTSDSATEKTQSSDNGEDGVPLYHEMKPEHLTEQQKQEFRKRLNQEARESVKGTIHQQVKLIVHRPDVTAEDRVEYRKQASELLPVIRELIQKTMPLLEHETASEFASAQLYGTNFRANRVAAQDFRYFAKKRPPEEDPSLAVALRIDESASMAAFGRIDAAKQAAIALYEFCNGCNIPVIIYGDTADRSRMEQMSLYSYVDSGSKDPDEKYSLLSIQGRSNNRDGMAIRIIADRLVTAPQKTKLFISISDGQPKAMPDYSGESAVEDMKKTLQAYRRKGVLFLAAAIGRDKEIISDIYGKENTLDITDLKQLPARLIQIIARYM
- a CDS encoding DUF6530 family protein yields the protein MNEKIVMTADGYDRIDGRNAYQSDIKKLTLGAPVLEKNKKMQIAAQIWKENTSGQLEMDTELPIHQVFDLMIFLSRVLLYFREAYRLPLLYDPEHPAVERVGIQGDVMSVGVCTENPNINEDIRAFSQALNDLGEINGERLRVLTRILEEMEYC
- a CDS encoding GIY-YIG nuclease family protein gives rise to the protein MDRKRKKELIEEYQNRRPEMGIICFRSLTTEETFLGGSNDTKAGFNSNRFKLNANGHPNKRLQELWNQYGEDAFELSVMQVLKYEDPKADHSEELEKLLIQCLETSNNARRIWR
- a CDS encoding SGNH/GDSL hydrolase family protein, translated to MTKNKKLRILFIGNSHTYFNDMPGMVAVRARECGYDCEVTMIAHGGWFLAQHLDEPDVRFNIVYGHYDYVVLQEHSHPFGPEDVFFDAVRKLNAWIREAGSKTVVYMTWAKKDEEYNQQRMIDAHKQIAEEFGALLAPVGENWWSYMKSWPNLELYYEDGAHASEAGSDFAAKYIWDTIYTDLMRTSL